Proteins from a genomic interval of Parvivirga hydrogeniphila:
- a CDS encoding magnesium chelatase subunit D family protein, translated as MTRRRFPFSAIVGQDALKSALLINAVDPRVGGVLVRGHKGTAKSTAVRALASILPPIEVVEGCRYGCDPNDLASLCSECIARAKEGPLSRSRRPVRVVDLPVSATEDRLVGTLDIEHALKHGERAFEPGLLADANRGILYVDEVNLLDDHLVDALLDVAASGVNVVEREGVRHEHPARFILVGTMNPEEGELRPQLLDRFGLCVDVETIADPALRVEVMRRRRAFEDDPRAFEREWAPADDAVRRSIIEARHHLDDVAVDDDLLFLIASICASLGVEGHRADLVMARAATAFALLNGEREVRPAHIKAVAPMVLAHRMRKTPFDEQQPASERLRNALAHAGGSEQDDDGAQTTSAADPRSSSDAEREAAVRVRVSEGGAADGTAPAVRLDEDLDRIRRSVTGRTQQSTSRDGTGRYTRSEPVRPGARIDVAFDATIRAAAPHQSGREGDLAITLEPSDLRNKVRTKRVGASIVFCVDASGSMGASNRMEAAKAAVLELLVGAYQRRDRVGLVAFRGEGAEVLLAPTASVELAQLKLRSLPVGGATPLAHGLIRSLEILESERKRNHEIVPWLVLVTDGRANVGVNGGLGSEDARVAAQQVRERSINAIVIDTTAVPGGGSAAREIARVAGADYVRLTTVDSQALLGVVKERIGTAG; from the coding sequence GTGACGCGCAGACGCTTTCCGTTCTCGGCTATCGTCGGACAAGACGCGCTGAAGTCGGCGCTGCTCATCAACGCCGTCGATCCTCGCGTGGGCGGAGTGCTCGTCCGCGGCCACAAGGGGACCGCGAAGTCCACGGCGGTGCGAGCGCTCGCATCGATCCTGCCGCCCATCGAGGTCGTCGAGGGCTGCCGCTACGGCTGCGACCCCAACGATCTCGCGTCGCTGTGCAGCGAGTGCATCGCCCGTGCCAAGGAGGGGCCTCTTTCCCGGTCGAGGCGCCCGGTGCGCGTCGTGGACCTCCCCGTCTCCGCGACAGAAGACCGCCTCGTCGGCACTCTGGACATCGAGCACGCGCTCAAGCACGGCGAGCGCGCGTTCGAGCCGGGCCTGCTCGCCGACGCCAACCGTGGCATCCTGTACGTCGATGAAGTCAACCTCCTCGACGATCACCTGGTGGACGCGCTTCTCGACGTCGCGGCAAGCGGGGTCAACGTCGTCGAACGCGAAGGGGTCCGGCACGAGCACCCCGCCCGGTTCATCCTCGTCGGGACCATGAACCCGGAGGAAGGGGAGCTTCGTCCGCAGCTTCTCGACCGGTTCGGGCTGTGCGTGGACGTCGAGACCATCGCAGACCCTGCCTTGCGCGTCGAGGTCATGCGCCGCCGCCGGGCGTTCGAGGACGACCCCCGGGCATTCGAGCGCGAGTGGGCGCCCGCAGATGACGCCGTCCGCCGCTCGATCATCGAGGCACGGCACCACCTCGACGACGTCGCCGTGGACGATGACTTGCTGTTCCTTATCGCTTCGATCTGCGCGTCGTTGGGCGTCGAAGGTCACCGCGCGGATTTGGTGATGGCCCGTGCCGCCACGGCGTTCGCGCTCCTCAACGGGGAGCGCGAGGTGCGCCCCGCGCACATCAAGGCCGTCGCGCCCATGGTGCTCGCGCACCGCATGCGCAAGACGCCGTTCGACGAGCAGCAGCCCGCGAGCGAACGCCTGCGCAACGCGCTTGCGCACGCAGGAGGCTCCGAACAGGACGACGATGGAGCCCAGACGACGTCCGCCGCAGACCCCCGGTCATCGTCTGACGCCGAGCGTGAGGCGGCCGTGCGTGTCCGTGTGAGCGAGGGCGGTGCCGCCGATGGAACGGCTCCGGCAGTGCGCCTGGACGAGGACCTCGACCGCATCCGGCGCTCCGTCACCGGGCGCACGCAGCAGAGCACGTCACGTGACGGGACGGGACGGTACACGAGATCAGAGCCCGTCCGACCCGGAGCGCGCATCGACGTGGCGTTCGACGCGACGATCCGCGCCGCCGCTCCGCACCAGTCGGGCCGCGAAGGCGATCTCGCGATCACGCTCGAGCCGTCCGACCTCCGCAACAAGGTGCGCACCAAGCGCGTCGGCGCCTCGATCGTCTTCTGTGTGGACGCGAGCGGGTCGATGGGTGCTTCCAACCGCATGGAGGCAGCCAAAGCGGCCGTCCTCGAGCTGCTCGTGGGCGCGTACCAGCGAAGGGACCGCGTTGGGCTCGTCGCGTTTCGAGGCGAAGGCGCAGAGGTGCTGCTCGCTCCCACGGCGAGCGTGGAGCTTGCGCAGCTCAAGCTCCGTTCGCTTCCCGTCGGCGGTGCGACCCCGCTTGCGCACGGTCTCATCCGCTCGCTCGAGATCCTGGAGTCCGAACGCAAGCGCAATCACGAGATCGTGCCCTGGCTGGTGCTCGTCACCGATGGCCGCGCGAACGTCGGAGTCAACGGCGGTCTCGGCTCGGAAGATGCGCGCGTCGCAGCGCAGCAGGTGCGCGAACGCTCCATCAACGCGATCGTCATCGATACCACGGCGGTTCCTGGCGGCGGTTCGGCCGCGCGGGAGATCGCGCGCGTCGCCGGGGCGGACTACGTGCGGCTGACCACCGTCGACAGCCAGGCGCTTTTGGGCGTCGTCAAGGAGCGCATCGGGACCGCCGGCTGA